The following are encoded together in the Capsicum annuum cultivar UCD-10X-F1 unplaced genomic scaffold, UCD10Xv1.1 ctg56752, whole genome shotgun sequence genome:
- the LOC124893274 gene encoding calpain-type cysteine protease DEK1-like — MHVSLSDKAFVGYFSFLLLVAGRALTVLLSPPIVVYSPRVLPVYVYDAHEDCGENVSAAFLVLYGIALAIEGWGVVASLQIYPPFAGAAVSAITLVVAFGFAVSRPSLTLEVCLDILE; from the exons ATGCATGTTTCTCTTTCAGATAAGGCTTTTGTTGGTTACTTCTCATTTCTTTTGCTCGTAGCTGGAAGGGCATTAACA GTCCTTCTTTCACCTCCTATAGTAGTCTACTCCCCAAGGGTGTTGCCTGTTTATGTTTACGATGCTCATGAGGACTGTGGGGAAAATGTCAG TGCTGCATTTCTTGTGCTCTATGGCATTGCATTGGCTATTGAGGGCTGGGGTGTGGTTGCGAGTTTGCAAATTTATCCGCCATTTGCCGGTGCTGCTGTGTCAGCAATTACACTCGTTGTGGCCTTTGGCTTTGCTGTCTCTCGTCCAAGTTTAACACTTGAGGTTTGCTTAGATATCTTGGAATAG